In Hymenobacter gelipurpurascens, one DNA window encodes the following:
- a CDS encoding sigma-54-dependent transcriptional regulator gives MILIVDDDIAVRTSLGLLLKQAGYPAKGVATPEEALHEVQEATPRLVLMDMNYSLDTSGQDGLRLLGQVKQLTPQVPVILITGWGSISLAVEGMKAGAAEFVTKPWHNDSLLQTIRTILSLSEAAPETDPAALSRRQLDKQYNFRDIVGQDARLLHVLRSVGQVAATDASVLIEGESGTGKELIAEAIHQNSQRRRQPFVKVNLGGISSSLFESEMFGHRRGAFTDAKTDRQGRFELANGGTIFLDEIGELDMGSQVKLLRVLQDRTYEVLGDSKPRRLDIRVICATNRNLAEMVQQGRFREDLFYRINLITVRLPALRERPQDIPLLVQHFVDGLRATYNKASLKVSTRAQHWLQEQPLPGNIRELKNLVERAVLVSGKDELGPEDFQAQFQRVPVRQPEPGELPEPGTITLDELEAQMIRRTLEHYSGNISRVAKALGLSRGALYRRLEKYAIPFDVE, from the coding sequence GCTGATGGATATGAATTATTCCCTGGATACCTCCGGCCAGGATGGCTTGCGGCTGCTAGGCCAGGTAAAGCAGCTGACGCCGCAGGTGCCCGTGATTCTGATTACCGGCTGGGGCTCCATATCCCTGGCCGTAGAAGGCATGAAGGCCGGCGCTGCGGAGTTCGTGACCAAGCCCTGGCACAACGACTCCCTGCTGCAAACCATCCGGACCATCCTGAGCCTGAGCGAAGCCGCCCCCGAAACCGACCCCGCCGCCCTCAGCCGCCGCCAGCTCGATAAGCAGTATAACTTCCGGGATATTGTGGGCCAGGATGCGCGCTTGCTGCATGTGTTGCGCAGCGTAGGCCAGGTAGCCGCCACCGATGCCTCCGTGCTGATTGAAGGCGAATCGGGTACGGGCAAGGAGTTGATTGCGGAGGCTATCCACCAAAACAGCCAGCGCCGCCGCCAGCCATTTGTGAAAGTGAACCTGGGCGGAATTTCGTCTTCCTTGTTTGAAAGCGAGATGTTCGGTCACCGGCGCGGTGCTTTTACCGATGCCAAAACCGACCGCCAGGGCCGTTTCGAGCTGGCCAACGGCGGCACCATTTTTCTGGATGAGATAGGGGAGCTGGACATGGGAAGCCAGGTGAAGCTGCTGCGCGTACTCCAGGACCGCACCTACGAAGTGCTCGGCGACAGCAAGCCCCGCCGCCTCGATATCCGCGTGATTTGCGCCACTAACCGCAACCTGGCCGAGATGGTGCAGCAAGGCCGTTTCCGCGAGGATCTGTTCTACCGCATCAACCTGATTACGGTGCGCCTGCCCGCCCTGCGCGAGCGGCCCCAGGATATTCCGCTGCTGGTGCAGCATTTCGTGGATGGCCTACGCGCCACCTACAACAAGGCTTCCCTGAAAGTGAGCACCCGCGCCCAACATTGGCTGCAAGAGCAGCCGCTGCCCGGCAATATTCGGGAGCTGAAAAACCTGGTAGAGCGCGCCGTGCTGGTTTCTGGCAAAGACGAGCTGGGCCCTGAAGACTTCCAGGCCCAATTTCAGCGCGTACCCGTGCGCCAGCCCGAACCCGGCGAACTGCCCGAGCCCGGCACCATCACCCTCGACGAGCTGGAGGCCCAGATGATCCGGCGCACGCTGGAGCACTACAGCGGCAACATCAGCCGCGTAGCAAAAGCGCTAGGCCTCAGCCGGGGCGCCCTGTATCGAAGGCTGGAGAAATACGCTATTCCATTTGATGTGGAATAG